The Streptomyces sp. NBC_01353 genome contains a region encoding:
- a CDS encoding MFS transporter encodes MSETDPRRWKALIFIALAQLMVVLDATIVNIALPSAQQDLGISDGNRQWVITAYALAFGGLLLFGGRIADLWGRKRTFVVGLIGFAAASALGGAATGEAMMLGARALQGAFGALLAPAALSLLAVMFTDAKERAKAFGIYGAIAGGGGAVGLILGGFLTEYLDWRWTFFVNIPFAIVAAVGAYLVIREPAGGRNRSPLDIPGVVLSTLGLVALVYGFTRAESAGWSDATTIGMFVSSAVLLAAFVLTEAKVKSPLLPLRVLTERNRGGVYLSLGLAIIAMFGLFLFLTYYLQVVKGYSPVKTGFAFLPMIAGMIIGSTQIGTRLMMRVPPRWLMGPGFLTAGVGMLLLTQLEIGTSYAGLILPAQVLLGLGMGTAFMPAMSLATHGVDPRDAGVASAMVNTSQQVGGAIGTALLNTIAASATAAYVADHAAGATSQGAQKLLQLQGMVEGYAAAIWWAVGILVVSAAIAFTLINTGKPGSGAVAASGSGEGEGVEDEVKIPVIAH; translated from the coding sequence ATGTCCGAAACGGATCCGAGGCGCTGGAAAGCGCTGATCTTCATCGCCCTCGCCCAGCTGATGGTCGTGCTCGACGCGACGATCGTGAACATCGCGCTGCCCTCCGCCCAGCAGGACCTGGGGATCTCGGACGGCAACCGGCAGTGGGTCATCACGGCCTACGCGCTGGCCTTCGGCGGTCTGCTGCTCTTCGGTGGCCGCATCGCGGACCTCTGGGGCCGTAAGCGCACCTTCGTCGTCGGTCTGATCGGCTTCGCCGCCGCCTCCGCCCTCGGCGGGGCCGCGACCGGCGAGGCGATGATGCTCGGCGCCCGCGCGCTCCAGGGCGCGTTCGGCGCGCTGCTCGCGCCCGCCGCGCTCTCCCTGCTCGCGGTGATGTTCACCGATGCCAAGGAGCGCGCCAAGGCGTTCGGCATCTACGGTGCGATCGCCGGTGGCGGTGGCGCCGTGGGCCTGATCCTCGGTGGCTTCCTCACCGAGTACCTGGACTGGCGCTGGACCTTCTTCGTCAACATCCCGTTCGCGATCGTCGCGGCCGTGGGCGCGTACCTCGTCATCCGTGAGCCGGCCGGCGGGCGCAACCGTTCGCCGCTCGACATCCCCGGCGTGGTCCTGTCCACCCTCGGCCTGGTCGCGCTGGTCTACGGCTTCACCCGCGCCGAGTCCGCGGGCTGGTCGGACGCCACGACGATCGGCATGTTCGTCTCCTCCGCCGTGCTCCTCGCCGCCTTCGTCCTGACCGAGGCGAAGGTCAAGTCGCCGCTGCTGCCGCTGCGCGTCCTGACCGAGCGCAACCGCGGCGGTGTGTACCTCTCGCTGGGTCTGGCCATCATCGCGATGTTCGGTCTGTTCCTCTTCCTGACGTACTACCTCCAGGTCGTGAAGGGGTACTCGCCGGTCAAGACGGGCTTCGCGTTCCTCCCGATGATCGCGGGCATGATCATCGGCTCGACCCAGATCGGTACGCGGCTGATGATGCGCGTGCCCCCGCGCTGGCTGATGGGCCCGGGCTTCCTGACCGCGGGCGTCGGCATGCTGCTGCTCACGCAGCTGGAGATCGGCACCTCGTACGCCGGTCTGATCCTGCCCGCTCAGGTGCTGCTCGGCCTCGGCATGGGTACGGCCTTCATGCCGGCCATGTCGCTCGCCACGCACGGTGTCGACCCGCGGGACGCCGGTGTGGCCTCCGCGATGGTCAACACCTCGCAGCAGGTCGGCGGCGCGATCGGTACGGCGCTGCTGAACACCATCGCCGCCTCGGCGACGGCCGCGTACGTCGCCGACCACGCGGCCGGTGCCACCAGCCAGGGCGCCCAGAAGCTGCTCCAGCTCCAGGGCATGGTCGAGGGCTACGCGGCGGCCATCTGGTGGGCCGTCGGCATCCTGGTCGTCTCGGCCGCGATCGCCTTCACCCTCATCAACACCGGGAAGCCGGGATCCGGCGCGGTGGCCGCGTCCGGGTCCGGCGAGGGCGAGGGTGTCGAGGACGAGGTGAAGATCCCCGTCATCGCGCACTGA
- a CDS encoding class III extradiol ring-cleavage dioxygenase, translating into MDADTTLERMPALYLSHGAPPLADDPVWPGELAAWSAGLRRPKAILIVSAHWEEAPLALGATETVPLVYDFWGFPEHYYRVRYAAPGAPGLAASVRKLLHGPGTPVQDIPDRGLDHGAYVPLVEMFPDADIPVLQISMPTLDPRKLMDIGRRLAPLRDEGVLIVGSGFFTHNLAALRHSGPGVPGWSAEFDDWGRHALEAEDVDALLDFEHKSPAGRLAHPRTEHFAPLFVTLGAADAAGDLGGGRSVIDGFWMGLAKRSVQFG; encoded by the coding sequence ATGGACGCCGACACCACGCTGGAACGGATGCCCGCCCTCTACCTCTCGCACGGCGCCCCGCCGCTCGCCGACGACCCGGTCTGGCCCGGCGAGCTCGCCGCCTGGTCGGCCGGGCTGCGCCGGCCGAAGGCGATCCTGATCGTCTCCGCCCACTGGGAGGAGGCCCCGCTCGCCCTGGGCGCGACCGAGACCGTCCCCCTCGTGTACGACTTCTGGGGCTTCCCCGAGCACTACTACCGGGTGCGGTACGCAGCCCCGGGCGCGCCCGGACTCGCCGCATCGGTCCGCAAGCTCCTGCACGGACCCGGCACTCCCGTGCAGGACATCCCCGACCGGGGGCTGGACCACGGCGCCTACGTGCCGCTCGTGGAGATGTTCCCGGACGCCGACATTCCCGTGCTGCAGATCTCCATGCCCACCCTCGACCCGCGAAAGCTGATGGACATCGGGCGCAGGCTCGCGCCGCTGCGCGACGAAGGCGTACTGATCGTCGGCAGCGGCTTCTTCACCCACAACCTGGCCGCGCTGCGGCACTCCGGGCCGGGGGTGCCGGGCTGGTCGGCGGAGTTCGACGACTGGGGGCGCCACGCCCTGGAGGCCGAGGACGTCGACGCGCTCCTCGACTTCGAGCACAAGTCCCCGGCCGGCCGGCTCGCCCACCCGCGCACGGAGCACTTCGCACCGCTGTTCGTCACGCTGGGCGCGGCGGACGCGGCGGGGGACCTGGGCGGCGGACGGAGCGTGATCGACGGGTTCTGGATGGGCCTCGCGAAGCGCTCGGTGCAGTTCGGCTGA
- a CDS encoding sigma-70 family RNA polymerase sigma factor: MATRAVARRSSAKSGSSTRASGVRAVGGEIADRDLVGMYLDEIARTPLLDAAKEVELSQTIEAGVYARQILDGEAESEAGGASREELEALYEAGERAKDLFIKSNLRLVVAVARRYPRSGLPLLDLIQEGNAGLVRAVEKFDYAKGFKFSTYATWWIRQAITRSIADQSRTIRLPVHLVEELGRIRRVQREFNREHGREPEPAEIAAELETKPERVVDVLDWARDPVSLNMSVDDQGETQFGDLLEDTSAVSPEQSVLTLLRSEELDDLIDKLDHRTASIIRMRYGIEDGRERTLTEVGKEHGLTRERIRQIEKHALLELKKMARDTGFDAVA, from the coding sequence ATGGCAACCCGTGCCGTCGCCCGTCGTTCGTCCGCCAAGAGCGGGAGCAGCACGCGGGCCAGCGGAGTTCGCGCCGTGGGCGGGGAGATCGCCGACCGCGACCTGGTCGGCATGTACCTCGACGAGATCGCGCGCACGCCCCTGCTCGACGCCGCCAAGGAGGTCGAGCTCTCCCAGACGATCGAGGCGGGTGTGTACGCCCGGCAGATCCTCGACGGAGAAGCAGAAAGCGAGGCGGGCGGTGCGTCCCGCGAGGAGCTCGAAGCGCTCTACGAGGCGGGTGAGCGTGCCAAGGACCTCTTCATCAAGTCGAATCTGCGACTGGTCGTCGCGGTCGCGCGACGCTATCCGCGCAGCGGGCTGCCGCTGCTCGACCTGATCCAGGAGGGGAACGCGGGCCTGGTCCGCGCGGTCGAGAAGTTCGACTACGCGAAGGGCTTCAAGTTCTCGACGTACGCCACATGGTGGATCCGCCAGGCCATCACGCGGTCCATAGCCGACCAGTCGCGCACGATCCGGCTCCCCGTCCACCTGGTGGAGGAGCTCGGGCGGATCCGTCGTGTGCAGCGCGAGTTCAACCGGGAGCACGGCCGCGAGCCGGAGCCGGCGGAGATCGCGGCCGAGCTGGAGACCAAGCCCGAGCGGGTCGTCGACGTCCTCGACTGGGCGCGGGACCCGGTCTCGCTGAACATGTCGGTGGACGACCAGGGCGAGACGCAGTTCGGCGACCTGCTGGAGGACACCTCGGCGGTGTCGCCCGAGCAGTCGGTGCTGACGCTGCTGCGCAGTGAGGAGCTCGACGACCTGATCGACAAGCTCGACCACCGCACGGCGTCGATCATCCGGATGCGGTACGGAATCGAGGACGGCCGGGAGCGGACGCTGACCGAGGTCGGCAAGGAGCACGGCCTGACGCGGGAGCGGATCCGCCAGATCGAGAAGCACGCGCTGCTGGAACTGAAGAAGATGGCCCGCGACACGGGCTTCGACGCGGTGGCCTAG
- a CDS encoding N-acetyltransferase family protein — MLSENADTQVRAGTEGDLEALAELYNHYVRETAITFDTEPFTPEQRLPWLRSHPEDGPHRLLVAHDVQKETKGRILGYVTSSPFRPKAAYSTSVEVSVYLSPDAAGRGIGTLLYERLFEALAGEDVHRAYAGIALPNEPSIRLHTRFGFHHIGTYGEVGRKFDRYWDVAWYEKPLGPAE, encoded by the coding sequence ATGCTGTCTGAAAACGCGGATACGCAGGTCAGGGCGGGCACGGAGGGCGACCTGGAGGCGCTGGCGGAGCTGTACAACCACTACGTCCGCGAGACCGCGATCACCTTCGACACCGAGCCCTTCACACCGGAGCAGCGACTCCCTTGGCTCCGCTCCCACCCTGAAGACGGCCCGCATCGCCTTCTGGTTGCTCACGATGTCCAAAAAGAGACGAAAGGTCGAATTCTCGGATATGTGACCAGCAGCCCCTTCCGCCCCAAGGCCGCGTACTCCACCTCCGTGGAGGTCAGCGTGTACCTCTCCCCCGACGCCGCCGGCCGCGGCATCGGCACACTCCTCTACGAGCGGCTCTTCGAGGCCCTTGCCGGCGAGGACGTCCACCGCGCGTATGCCGGGATCGCGCTCCCCAACGAGCCATCGATCCGCCTCCACACCCGTTTCGGCTTCCACCACATCGGCACGTACGGGGAGGTCGGCCGGAAGTTCGACCGGTACTGGGACGTGGCCTGGTACGAGAAGCCCCTCGGCCCCGCGGAGTAG
- a CDS encoding MarR family transcriptional regulator — protein MTMAPNDAPRWLSDEEQHVWRAYLHATTLLEDHLDRQLQRDAGMPHIYYGLLVQLSQAPRRRLRMTELAKGAKITRSRLSHAVARLEKNGWVLREDCPSDKRGQFAYLTDEGYEVLERTAPGHVAAVRQAMFDRLTPRQVEQLGEIMKVMAEGLQPTDPNADLPWLR, from the coding sequence ATGACCATGGCACCCAACGATGCGCCCCGCTGGCTCAGCGACGAGGAGCAGCACGTCTGGCGCGCGTACCTGCACGCCACCACCCTCCTCGAGGACCATCTCGACCGCCAGTTGCAGCGCGACGCCGGGATGCCGCACATCTACTACGGTCTGCTCGTCCAGCTCTCCCAGGCGCCCCGCCGGCGGCTGCGGATGACCGAGCTCGCCAAGGGCGCCAAGATCACCCGCTCCCGGCTCTCCCACGCCGTCGCGCGCCTGGAGAAGAACGGCTGGGTGCTCCGCGAGGACTGCCCCTCCGACAAGCGGGGACAGTTCGCGTATCTCACGGACGAGGGGTACGAGGTGCTGGAGCGGACGGCCCCCGGCCATGTCGCCGCCGTACGGCAGGCGATGTTCGACCGGCTCACCCCGCGCCAGGTGGAGCAGCTCGGCGAGATCATGAAGGTGATGGCGGAGGGCCTGCAGCCGACGGACCCGAACGCGGACCTGCCCTGGCTCCGCTGA
- a CDS encoding YafY family protein gives MTDTPARLLNLLSLLQTPREWPGSELADRLSVSARTIRRDIDRLRELGYPVEATKGAVGGYRLVAGAAMPPLLLDDEEAVAIAVGLRAGAGHAIEGVEEASVRALAKLEQVLPSRLRHRVSTLQNATIPLTRGDGATVAPSTLTALAGAVTGQERLRFGYRAGDGTESRRLVEPYRLVSTGHRWYLVAYDLEREDWRTFRVDRVSDPFATGARFTARELPEGGAAEYMARSMTRAQQPEVALDVTFDAPVEFVAARLPAHLTPTATGPTTCRLRTPTADSIEWLALRLALVDAPFTIHAPTPLITYVTELATRLAASTAA, from the coding sequence ATGACGGACACTCCGGCACGACTTCTGAATCTGCTGTCGCTGCTCCAGACTCCGCGTGAGTGGCCGGGCAGCGAACTGGCGGACCGGCTCTCGGTCTCCGCCCGCACGATCCGGCGGGACATCGACCGGCTGCGGGAGCTCGGCTATCCGGTCGAGGCGACGAAGGGCGCGGTGGGCGGGTACCGCCTGGTCGCCGGTGCGGCGATGCCGCCGCTGCTCCTCGATGACGAGGAGGCGGTCGCGATCGCGGTGGGGCTGCGGGCGGGCGCGGGGCACGCGATCGAGGGCGTGGAGGAGGCGTCGGTACGTGCCCTGGCGAAGCTGGAGCAGGTGCTGCCGTCGCGGCTGCGCCACCGTGTCTCCACGCTGCAGAACGCGACGATCCCGCTGACGCGCGGGGACGGGGCGACGGTGGCGCCGTCGACCCTGACGGCGCTGGCGGGCGCGGTGACGGGGCAGGAGCGGCTGCGCTTCGGCTACCGGGCGGGGGACGGCACGGAATCACGGCGGCTGGTGGAGCCGTACCGGCTCGTGTCGACGGGGCACCGCTGGTATCTGGTGGCGTACGACCTGGAGCGCGAGGACTGGCGTACGTTTCGGGTGGACCGGGTGTCGGACCCGTTCGCGACGGGGGCGCGGTTCACCGCGCGGGAGCTGCCGGAGGGCGGCGCGGCGGAGTACATGGCGCGCTCGATGACCCGCGCGCAGCAGCCCGAGGTCGCCCTGGACGTCACTTTCGACGCCCCGGTGGAGTTCGTGGCGGCCCGCCTCCCCGCCCACCTGACCCCGACCGCGACGGGCCCGACGACCTGCCGCCTGCGCACCCCCACGGCGGACTCGATCGAATGGCTGGCCCTCCGCCTGGCCCTGGTGGACGCCCCCTTCACGATCCACGCGCCGACCCCACTGATCACCTACGTCACGGAGCTGGCAACCCGCCTGGCGGCGTCGACCGCGGCTTGA
- a CDS encoding glycosyltransferase family 39 protein, with protein MGTPSSVAAEVRDPAPAATRRPAPPRGEGGMRHGVWLWPALLTLALTLYEIDHPLLWEDELNTWDMVTRSTGRLLDTVGNVDAVLTAYYLLMHGWTVVFGDSVTALRMPSALAMTGAAACTALIGQRLFGRRAGLAAGLLFALTPVVARYAHEARPYALVVLAVALATLALLRALDRPERVGRWAAYAACVAAVGLLHLVALTALAGQLVVVAAWARVDRALAVRAGLAALAGVAAAAPVAVLGSGQASRQIAWIPQPNLESLAAFLPQLYASGTFAGAATVLAVSAWAQRRRAGRADAPPSMGGSSWRPASRGPVLAVTAMAVLPVLALWAVSHGDISYFFYRYLLFTLPAWAVLAGAALAALRSRAVLAVALVAVAVLSLPEQRSVRETYAHFWHGVDYKGAAETIAKYHRPGDAVVYDRGEDYWRLLDLGVRHYLPDELRPRDVFQARSAADRADLWSSECPDPAACLRSEARIWLVVPEGAADPLDALPAPQARALRKHYTATGTQRLTGVTVALLVRKP; from the coding sequence GTGGGAACGCCCTCCTCCGTCGCCGCCGAGGTCCGGGATCCCGCGCCCGCCGCCACCCGCCGCCCCGCCCCGCCGCGGGGCGAGGGCGGCATGCGGCACGGCGTCTGGCTGTGGCCGGCCCTCCTCACCCTCGCCCTGACGTTGTACGAGATCGACCACCCGCTGCTGTGGGAGGACGAACTCAACACCTGGGACATGGTCACCCGCTCCACCGGCCGCCTCCTCGACACGGTGGGCAACGTGGACGCGGTCCTGACCGCCTACTACCTGCTGATGCACGGGTGGACGGTCGTCTTCGGCGACTCCGTCACCGCCCTGCGGATGCCCTCCGCCCTCGCGATGACAGGAGCGGCCGCCTGCACCGCGCTGATCGGGCAGCGGCTGTTCGGCCGCCGCGCCGGGCTCGCCGCGGGTCTGCTGTTCGCCCTCACCCCGGTGGTGGCCCGGTACGCCCATGAGGCCCGCCCGTACGCCCTGGTCGTCCTCGCCGTCGCCCTCGCCACGCTGGCGCTGCTACGGGCCCTGGACCGGCCGGAACGCGTGGGGCGCTGGGCCGCGTATGCGGCGTGTGTGGCCGCGGTCGGGCTGCTGCACCTGGTGGCGCTGACGGCGCTGGCCGGGCAGCTGGTCGTCGTGGCCGCATGGGCCCGTGTCGACCGCGCGCTCGCCGTCCGGGCCGGGCTCGCCGCACTGGCCGGCGTGGCCGCCGCGGCGCCGGTCGCGGTGCTCGGCAGCGGGCAGGCGTCACGTCAGATCGCCTGGATCCCCCAACCGAATCTGGAGAGCCTGGCCGCCTTTCTCCCGCAGCTGTACGCCTCCGGGACGTTCGCCGGGGCGGCGACGGTCCTCGCCGTGTCGGCCTGGGCGCAGCGTCGGCGGGCGGGCCGCGCCGATGCGCCGCCGTCGATGGGCGGCAGCTCCTGGCGGCCGGCGTCCCGGGGGCCGGTCCTGGCCGTGACCGCCATGGCCGTGCTGCCGGTCCTCGCCCTGTGGGCGGTCTCGCACGGCGACATCTCGTACTTCTTCTACCGGTATCTGCTCTTCACCCTGCCGGCGTGGGCGGTCCTGGCCGGTGCGGCGCTCGCCGCGCTTCGTTCCCGCGCCGTCCTCGCCGTCGCCCTGGTCGCCGTGGCGGTACTGAGCCTGCCCGAGCAGCGGTCGGTGCGGGAGACGTACGCGCACTTCTGGCACGGGGTGGACTACAAGGGAGCCGCCGAGACCATCGCCAAGTACCACCGGCCGGGCGACGCCGTCGTGTACGACCGGGGGGAGGACTACTGGCGGCTGCTGGACCTCGGCGTCCGCCACTACCTGCCCGACGAACTGCGGCCCCGGGACGTCTTCCAGGCCCGCTCGGCCGCGGACCGCGCGGACCTCTGGTCCTCGGAGTGCCCGGACCCGGCCGCCTGTCTGCGGAGCGAGGCCCGGATCTGGCTGGTCGTACCCGAGGGCGCGGCCGACCCGCTGGACGCGCTCCCCGCTCCCCAGGCGCGCGCCCTGCGGAAGCACTACACCGCGACCGGCACCCAACGGCTGACCGGCGTCACGGTGGCACTCCTGGTCCGCAAGCCCTGA
- a CDS encoding MFS transporter produces MSSHDAVPEAATEAQAATEAVADRRRWIALAIVMTAAFMDLVDATIVNIAIPSIERDLGASFGAIQWITAGYALAFAAGLITGGRLGDIFGRKRLFLLGTAGFTIASALCGFAANPEMLVASRLLQGAAAAMMVPQVLSIIHVTFPAHERGKVFGMFGAIIGLGAVSGPLLGALLTQWNIAGLEWRPIFLINLPVGIAGLLLGRKFITESKAPKALRLDIVGVLLVTLALLMLIYPLTRGRELDWPLWGHLCMAGSLVVFAALIAYEKYKTKKDGSPLLELSLFKVKSFAAGIAVQLTFGVVMGIFFLVWTLYMQIGLGWSPLKAGLTGVPFSIAVSTAAGLSVQKLVPRFGRKVLQAGALTMAAGVLLYMAVAGRYGTSIDSWQMIPPLVVMGLGMGLIVAPLTDAVLSDVPREHAGSASGLINTTGQMGNALGLGLVSVVFFGVIDEERLAKAPAEVGAAFTDAFQNALGWAVAVLAGIFLVMFALPAKPKQHVEGAEADADDSEGVEKEPVLTH; encoded by the coding sequence ATGAGTTCACACGACGCCGTTCCGGAAGCGGCCACGGAAGCGCAGGCCGCCACGGAAGCGGTCGCCGACCGCCGGCGCTGGATAGCCCTCGCCATCGTCATGACCGCGGCCTTCATGGACCTGGTCGACGCCACGATCGTCAACATCGCGATCCCGAGCATCGAGCGCGACCTCGGTGCCTCGTTCGGTGCCATCCAGTGGATCACCGCCGGTTACGCCCTCGCGTTCGCCGCCGGTCTGATCACGGGCGGACGTCTCGGCGACATCTTCGGCCGCAAGCGGCTGTTCCTCCTCGGCACCGCCGGCTTCACGATCGCCTCCGCGCTCTGCGGCTTCGCCGCGAACCCGGAGATGCTGGTCGCCTCCCGCCTTCTCCAGGGCGCCGCGGCGGCGATGATGGTTCCGCAGGTCCTGTCGATCATCCATGTCACCTTCCCCGCCCACGAGCGCGGCAAGGTCTTCGGCATGTTCGGCGCCATCATCGGCCTCGGCGCGGTCTCCGGGCCGCTGCTCGGCGCCCTGCTCACGCAGTGGAACATCGCCGGCCTGGAGTGGCGGCCGATCTTCCTGATCAACCTGCCGGTCGGCATCGCCGGCCTGCTGCTCGGCCGGAAGTTCATCACCGAGTCCAAGGCGCCCAAGGCGCTGCGCCTCGACATCGTCGGCGTCCTGCTGGTCACGCTGGCACTGCTGATGCTGATCTACCCGCTGACGCGCGGCCGCGAGCTGGACTGGCCGCTCTGGGGCCACCTGTGCATGGCCGGCAGCCTCGTCGTCTTCGCCGCCCTCATCGCGTACGAGAAGTACAAGACGAAGAAGGACGGCTCCCCGCTGCTGGAGCTGTCGCTGTTCAAGGTGAAGAGCTTCGCGGCGGGCATCGCGGTGCAGCTGACCTTCGGTGTCGTGATGGGCATCTTCTTCCTGGTCTGGACGCTGTACATGCAGATCGGGCTCGGCTGGAGCCCGCTCAAGGCGGGCCTGACGGGCGTGCCGTTCTCGATCGCCGTCTCGACGGCGGCCGGTCTGTCGGTGCAGAAGCTGGTGCCGCGCTTCGGCCGCAAGGTGCTCCAGGCGGGCGCGCTGACGATGGCTGCCGGTGTGCTGCTCTACATGGCCGTGGCCGGTCGGTACGGCACCTCCATCGACTCCTGGCAGATGATTCCGCCGCTGGTGGTCATGGGTCTGGGCATGGGCCTGATCGTGGCCCCGCTGACGGACGCGGTCCTCTCGGACGTGCCGCGCGAGCACGCGGGCTCGGCGTCGGGCCTCATCAACACGACCGGGCAGATGGGCAACGCGCTCGGGCTCGGACTCGTGTCGGTCGTCTTCTTCGGTGTGATCGACGAGGAGCGTCTCGCGAAGGCTCCGGCCGAGGTGGGCGCGGCGTTCACGGACGCGTTCCAGAACGCGCTCGGGTGGGCGGTGGCGGTGCTCGCCGGAATCTTCCTAGTGATGTTCGCGCTGCCGGCGAAGCCGAAGCAGCATGTGGAGGGCGCGGAGGCGGACGCGGACGACTCCGAGGGAGTCGAGAAGGAGCCGGTGCTCACGCACTGA
- a CDS encoding glycosyltransferase has protein sequence MIVKNEARVIERCLASVRDLVDTWVISDTGSTDGTQDLIRKALHGIPGELHEEPWVNFGHNRSLNIARARGRADYLLLLDADLVLRQEGPLPPLTADAYMLRHKGTLEYRIKRLVRGDLPWRYEGVTHEYLTADRNHTQENLDALAIDDRHDGGSRHDKFERDARLLSAELDRDPGNPRTVFYLAQTMRDMGRSGEAIKLYERRAAMGGWGEEVYYALLQSGVLRAESGDWPAAMDTLTRAWDSRPQRLEACYELASRLRKLRRHHSAHAIVSAVLDREQPRDDLLFLQPWVYRWGLLFEFSITAYWVGDYAGSLAACDRLLALPDLPEPYRKQTRANREFAVGKLAAAPIPHAAAAPPAAAAPHAAAPADTAPAASPPAADAPAPVRG, from the coding sequence ATGATCGTCAAGAACGAGGCCCGCGTCATCGAACGCTGCCTCGCCTCCGTCCGTGACCTGGTGGACACCTGGGTCATCTCCGACACGGGTTCGACCGACGGCACCCAGGACCTCATCCGCAAGGCTCTCCACGGGATCCCCGGAGAGCTGCACGAGGAGCCGTGGGTCAACTTCGGGCACAACCGCAGCCTGAACATCGCCCGCGCCCGCGGCCGGGCCGACTACCTCCTGCTCCTCGACGCCGACCTCGTCCTGCGCCAGGAAGGCCCGCTGCCCCCGCTGACCGCAGACGCGTACATGCTGCGCCACAAGGGCACGCTGGAGTACCGCATCAAACGCCTGGTCAGAGGCGATCTGCCGTGGCGGTACGAGGGGGTGACCCACGAGTACCTCACCGCCGACCGGAACCACACCCAGGAGAACCTCGACGCCCTCGCCATCGACGACCGTCACGACGGCGGCTCACGCCACGACAAGTTCGAACGCGACGCCCGGCTGCTGAGCGCCGAGCTCGACCGCGACCCCGGCAACCCCCGTACGGTCTTCTATCTCGCACAGACCATGCGCGACATGGGCCGCTCCGGGGAGGCGATCAAGCTCTACGAGCGCCGCGCGGCCATGGGCGGCTGGGGTGAGGAGGTCTACTACGCACTCCTTCAGTCCGGCGTCCTCAGGGCGGAGTCCGGTGATTGGCCGGCCGCCATGGACACGCTCACGCGCGCCTGGGACTCGCGGCCGCAGCGCCTCGAAGCCTGCTACGAACTGGCATCGCGGCTGCGCAAGCTGCGCCGCCACCACTCCGCCCACGCGATCGTCTCCGCCGTGCTCGACCGGGAACAGCCGCGCGACGACCTGCTGTTCCTCCAGCCGTGGGTGTACCGCTGGGGCCTGCTGTTCGAATTCTCGATCACCGCCTACTGGGTCGGCGACTACGCGGGCTCGCTCGCCGCGTGCGACCGGCTGCTCGCCCTGCCCGACCTGCCCGAGCCGTACCGCAAGCAGACCCGGGCCAACCGCGAGTTCGCCGTCGGCAAGCTCGCCGCCGCCCCGATCCCGCACGCGGCCGCCGCACCGCCCGCCGCCGCGGCTCCGCACGCCGCTGCTCCCGCTGACACCGCGCCCGCCGCCTCCCCGCCCGCCGCCGACGCGCCCGCGCCGGTGCGCGGCTAG
- a CDS encoding questin oxidase family protein, with protein MNDTTGTLDEALERLHATGPERRGWLSNHAPMAVEALVRHGHAPTVHRWLDHYRHKLEDMPPLHSPVTAANWREALGDPARIADWARFFERETEERPWREVLAEWWPRLLPGIAGGATHPVIRTGHAVRTLLTTPETAPRRAELAHALGYWAARHQPLPPLTDLAPAPSAAAALDAVPPIPRQDGGVRDRLPQLTAFPRWGAAPDPKTAHTLLTELVTAATHRYASHGHGEPIMLVHAATAPNAVLRTLPALPRELWAPSLSAAWAASAAVTAAYTPPEPAPYTPVTLTAEEVFERAAAHGDDHTIKFTDTALDIGDPLALAAAVRAVELNPPVF; from the coding sequence ATGAACGACACCACCGGCACCCTCGACGAAGCCCTCGAACGCCTCCACGCCACCGGCCCGGAGCGCCGCGGCTGGCTCAGCAACCACGCCCCGATGGCCGTCGAGGCGCTCGTGCGCCACGGCCACGCCCCGACCGTGCACCGCTGGCTCGACCATTACCGCCACAAGCTGGAGGACATGCCGCCCCTCCACTCCCCCGTCACCGCCGCGAACTGGCGCGAGGCGCTCGGCGACCCGGCCCGGATCGCCGACTGGGCGCGGTTCTTCGAGCGCGAGACCGAGGAGCGCCCCTGGCGGGAGGTGCTCGCCGAGTGGTGGCCGCGCCTCCTCCCCGGCATCGCGGGCGGCGCGACGCACCCCGTGATCCGTACCGGTCACGCCGTACGCACCCTCCTGACGACCCCGGAGACGGCTCCGCGCCGGGCGGAACTGGCGCACGCCCTCGGCTACTGGGCCGCCCGCCACCAGCCGCTGCCCCCGCTGACCGACCTCGCCCCCGCGCCGAGCGCGGCCGCGGCCCTCGACGCCGTGCCGCCCATCCCCCGCCAGGACGGCGGGGTACGCGACCGCCTCCCCCAGCTGACCGCGTTCCCCCGCTGGGGCGCCGCCCCCGACCCGAAGACCGCGCACACGCTGCTCACCGAGCTGGTCACGGCCGCGACCCACCGCTACGCCTCCCACGGCCACGGCGAGCCGATCATGCTGGTGCACGCCGCGACCGCCCCCAACGCGGTCCTGCGCACCCTCCCCGCGCTGCCGCGCGAGCTGTGGGCGCCGAGCCTGTCGGCCGCCTGGGCGGCCTCCGCCGCGGTGACCGCCGCCTACACGCCGCCCGAGCCCGCCCCGTACACCCCCGTCACGCTCACCGCCGAGGAGGTCTTCGAGCGGGCGGCGGCGCACGGCGACGACCACACGATCAAGTTCACCGACACCGCGCTCGACATCGGCGACCCGCTCGCCCTGGCCGCCGCGGTCCGCGCGGTCGAGCTCAACCCGCCGGTGTTCTGA